In the Silvanigrella aquatica genome, ATTTATTATACGGCTTTGCTAATGCTTCAAGATCATTAATAGCAATTATATCAATATTGTCTAAATTCTTAAGTTGATTTATTTGCTCTGCGTTAGGATTTCCCATAATGACAAGGACGGGAACGATAGCTTGATCGGCTAGTTTTTTTAGTGTGTCGTTCACGTTTTTTAAATTTCTTTGCTTATCCAATTTTGCAAGATTAAATTCTATGGGATTGATGCTAGGCAGATTCCCACGATTTATTTGCATCATAATTTCATCAGATTTATTAAATACCGTGGATTCACTTGTTAGCATTCTATTGATTAGAGCTGTTCTTGTATTATCTAATTCTTCTTGCGTAATTCCATTTTTAAGAAAATCATCCCACGTTTTTGTTGCAAGTTGAATGGCTTCAGCGATACGTTCATTGGGGCTTTGGAATGAGAGATTAAATAAACCAATATCCGTATTTGGAAATAGAACCGTATCATTAAAGTAAGCGTGAGGAGAATAACTAATACCTGATTTTGCTCTTAAAGCTTTAGAAAAGCGATCGCCACCAACAACACCTCCATTAGAAGAAAAAATTTCTTCTAATATATCATATTGAGTTGTTTCAATAGAATTTAATTTACCTAATTTAGGAAAATAGTAACGTAACGAAATGTTACATTGACTCATGTCGGGTTTGGTAATGATTTCAGTTCTAATTTTATTCCCTTTATATGCTTCAATATCCCGAGAAGGTAACCAAGTCCGAACAGAAGGTTCTAAATAAGGAATTTTAGAAATTAAATTTTTAACAGAATCAAGATCTTTTTGAGTATATGAACCAGAAAGAAATACGTTTAATCCATTTTTACTAATTTCTTTTTTATAAAGCTCTTTCACTTTTTCGTCTGTTACTTTACTTATTACAGCGGGTGAAGCTCTTTCTATAATAGAAGTAAAATAATGATTTTCTCCAAATACAATGGAATAAGACTGTTGATCAATAAATCGGTATTGTTTTTCGATTGTATTAGCATCGAGTAAGTTTTTAAAAGCATCTGTAGATTGTTGCTTCCAAAGGGGAAGAGCTTTTTTATCAAAGCGCGGCTTTAAGATCATGTCTGTTAATAAATCTAATACTCTGCTAAAATCAGAGCTGAGCGCATCAGCTGAAATAATTAATTGCCCATTTGGCATTAATGATGCTTTTAAATTAATTCCATATTCTGTTGTATAATTTTGTAATTCATCAAAACTTAAATTCCCAATACCGCCCAAAATAAGCATGTCGATAAGTGCACCATAAGCGGGTCTGTCTTCTTTTGGTAGAGAATAAACTCCACCAGGAAAAGTAAAATTAATTTTAAATTTTAGAGCGGATTCGCTTGGCAGACTATAGATTGCAGCTCCTCCATCTACAGGAATTCGGGAGTAATTGATGCTTGGCCAATTAATGGAGCGCCAGTTGAGTTCTGTAGGTTTTGAAAATATGATGGGACGGCTGCTTTGTAATGAATCTTGTGCATAAGCGAGAGTGTTAAAAGAAGCGCTCATAAAACATAAATAAGATATATTTTTAAGTAGTTTAAATTTATTTAATTTATACATTTCATTTGTCCTTGTTACTTATTTTTTCATGTTTTTTTGAAAATCAGAATAGAGATCGGAACAGCTTGGAGCTTCACCTGGAGGAACTATTCCTGTAACATAAAA is a window encoding:
- a CDS encoding M16 family metallopeptidase — encoded protein: MYKLNKFKLLKNISYLCFMSASFNTLAYAQDSLQSSRPIIFSKPTELNWRSINWPSINYSRIPVDGGAAIYSLPSESALKFKINFTFPGGVYSLPKEDRPAYGALIDMLILGGIGNLSFDELQNYTTEYGINLKASLMPNGQLIISADALSSDFSRVLDLLTDMILKPRFDKKALPLWKQQSTDAFKNLLDANTIEKQYRFIDQQSYSIVFGENHYFTSIIERASPAVISKVTDEKVKELYKKEISKNGLNVFLSGSYTQKDLDSVKNLISKIPYLEPSVRTWLPSRDIEAYKGNKIRTEIITKPDMSQCNISLRYYFPKLGKLNSIETTQYDILEEIFSSNGGVVGGDRFSKALRAKSGISYSPHAYFNDTVLFPNTDIGLFNLSFQSPNERIAEAIQLATKTWDDFLKNGITQEELDNTRTALINRMLTSESTVFNKSDEIMMQINRGNLPSINPIEFNLAKLDKQRNLKNVNDTLKKLADQAIVPVLVIMGNPNAEQINQLKNLDNIDIIAINDLEALAKPYNK